In the genome of Lathyrus oleraceus cultivar Zhongwan6 chromosome 4, CAAS_Psat_ZW6_1.0, whole genome shotgun sequence, the window CCAGCTGGGTATCCTCCCCAACAAGGAGGGTATCCTCCTGCCGGATATCCTCCGCAACAAGGAGGATACCCACCTGCGGGTTATCCTGGTTCTTCTGGTCATAGTGCTCCAGGTATGTTTCGTtttgaattatttcataattgTTATGTTATGCCTTAGTTACTCGGTCTTCAATCTGAATTGTCTTTGTTTGCGGTATATAGGTTACAATTGCATGAAAATTGAATTCTAACAAAATGAGTTAGGATGTTTGTTGTAGTTGTAAAATTTGTGAAGATGCCTACTTATAACTATATAGCATGTGTCTTTTGAAACTGCATAATTTTCCATACGGAAATATTAGTAAAATCACACACAATCATAATGATATACAATACCTGGTATTGGTTAAGAATGGATTAAATGAAGATTATACAAGAGAGAAAAAATCCATGTTCCTGATTCCATATGGTTTATGGTGAAGTAGTGGTGTCAAGTTCTCAATTGTGCTTTGTGTTGTCCCATTAGATTAGGTCCCCGGCTTTTAGGAATCTTTAGAACTACAAAAAGTGATATCGGAGCCCATGTTTTGAGTATTTGGAgacaaaacccaataacttgaTATGATAAGTAGGTAGCAACTGAGTATTTTGCTTAGAAGAACACAGGTTTAGTAGCCTTTTTGATCTCTTAACTTGACCTTGTGGTTCATTTTGGTCTTTTATCTCAAAAGGTATCATATTGGTCTCTTTACAGCCAAAACAGATCACGAATTTAGTGAGTGATTTTTGGGGTGTACTGTTGCTAATTAGAAGAATAGGGCCATAAAGGTCAAATTAAGGGACCAACAAGGGTATAAATCCAAGAAGATAATATGTGTAGACTCAACATTAAGGGCTCCTATGCATTGGATTGAAATGGACTAAAAGAAAATGATACAGGAGAAGAGGCTCATATATCCAATGTACTGATTTGTTGTGCTGGATTGTAATTTATTGCTTCTCCCTTGGAACTCCAAACAACTTATTAGTTTGGCAGAAACACATTTTGTAAATTAAGACTGATTTAATTGATGGTGGTAATTAGATTTGATCATGCCGTGAAAGTTTTCCCTTTTACTTGATTATTTGATGCTATGCAGTGGCTGTTTGAAACTTTTTTTCTGCTGCCTATGTTAACACCAATATCCTTGGAACTTGCTAATTTTTAAAGTTTTCTAACCCTATCACCAGGGTCTCATGGACACGGTGGACACGGCGGTATGGGAGCAATGCTTGCTGGGGGTGCAGCTGCTGCTGCCGCTGCTTATGGTGCTCAGCATCTCTCTCATGGCTCTCATGGGCACCATCCACAAGGCGGCTATGCTGCACATGGTGCCTATGGTCATGGTGGTGCTCACATGCCCCATGGAAAATTCAAGCAACATGGCAAGTTCAAGGGTGGAAAGCATGGAAAGTTCAAGGGTGGAAAGTTTGGCAAGCATGGAGGCAAGAAGTGGAAGTAAAAATGTATATGCAATTATGGTTCTAAATACAGCGGCTTTATGCTTACTACTTTATAAATAAACCCTACTTTGTATGATGTGTGCTTATCATAATAGGccattttcttttcttttgtcCTTGTTTTGCTATTTCAATGTATTGGATCCTTTGAGCAAGTCTAATTTGCTTTCTGCCGAGTGCCAACAAATATTGCCAAATTGATGTGTAAAATGGCCTTGATATGTTTTGCATCCTTATTACACATGTTCATTAAATTCATTTGATTGTTTTAtaattttctcaataatttttttCAATTTGAACCATTTGATGATGAAAATATATGTAATCATGTAAAATTTCTCAGTAGTCTTTATTCAAAAAGATATAGTTGAGGAAAAGCATCTGATATTCTTGTCTTTGAATATTTATTTTGGAATAATATATGCTTTTGGTTTATGTAATAGGATCACTTTTGGATTTTAGTCCTGTGGTAAGTTATTTTTAAATTGTCTTATTTTTAAATTGTCTTATATTTCGGAAGTATAAATTCGAATTCATCTTAATTACACATTCACATTTTATAAGTGATTCAGTCcattttaataaataaaaaaaatattttataagTGATTCACTCcattttaataaataaaaaaaatatccaaaaaaatatctccatatttttTATGGTAATTCCGTAAATACATTTTCAAATTAAGTGGGTATGTTATTCTTTGAGGAAGGAGTAGAGTTAAACGATAAGA includes:
- the LOC127074816 gene encoding glycine-rich protein A3 translates to MGGGKDKHDESDKGIFSHLAHGVAGAAHGGGYPPQHGYPPQQGYPPQHGYPPQQGGYPPAGYPPQQGGYPPAGYPPQQGGYPPAGYPGSSGHSAPGSHGHGGHGGMGAMLAGGAAAAAAAYGAQHLSHGSHGHHPQGGYAAHGAYGHGGAHMPHGKFKQHGKFKGGKHGKFKGGKFGKHGGKKWK